A single window of Providencia alcalifaciens DNA harbors:
- a CDS encoding amino acid permease has protein sequence MKNTLSLTALTALVLSSMVGAGVFSLPQNMAEVASPLALIIGWSITGVGILFLAFSLLLLSRIRPDLDGGIFTYAKVGFGEFIGFCSAWGYWLCAVVANVSYLVIVFAAISFFTDTPDNIVFGDGNTWQALIGESILLWVVHYLVLRGVQTAAGINKLATMAKLVPLGLFIVLAFFAFKLDIFDADFSGIDLGIPVWEQVKDTMLITLWVFIGIEGAVVVSARAKNRRDVGLATIFAVSSALIIYIFVTLLSLGIMPRADLAEIKNPSMATLMVSLIGSSGDIIIAAGLIISVCGAYLSWTIMAAEVPYIAAQYQSFPKIFNKLNKNDAPSSSLWLTNGAVQLSLVLIWLSGSNYNTLLTIASEMILVPYFLVGAFLVKVAYQRHSKSLLAVGFVAAVYGLWLLYASGLINLMLSVVLYAPGIIIFLYARSQQTAKAPLKLIEKILAFGIAIASVPALYSLLA, from the coding sequence GGCTGAAGTGGCGAGCCCATTGGCGTTAATTATCGGCTGGTCCATCACGGGCGTCGGGATCTTATTTCTTGCATTCTCTCTTTTACTCCTTTCCAGAATTCGTCCTGATTTGGATGGTGGAATATTTACTTATGCAAAAGTAGGATTCGGTGAATTTATTGGCTTTTGCTCTGCATGGGGCTATTGGTTGTGTGCTGTTGTCGCCAACGTTTCTTATTTAGTGATTGTCTTTGCCGCTATCAGTTTCTTTACTGACACACCGGATAACATTGTGTTTGGCGATGGTAATACTTGGCAAGCTCTAATCGGTGAATCTATATTACTGTGGGTTGTGCATTATTTAGTTCTTCGCGGTGTACAAACTGCTGCGGGAATTAACAAGCTCGCTACGATGGCGAAATTAGTCCCTCTTGGATTATTTATCGTACTCGCATTCTTTGCCTTCAAGCTCGATATTTTTGATGCCGATTTTAGCGGTATTGACCTCGGTATCCCCGTTTGGGAGCAAGTTAAAGACACCATGCTGATTACTTTATGGGTCTTTATCGGTATTGAAGGGGCGGTCGTCGTCTCCGCACGAGCGAAAAACCGCCGTGATGTCGGCCTAGCCACCATTTTTGCGGTAAGCTCCGCATTAATCATCTATATTTTTGTCACGCTTTTATCACTTGGGATCATGCCTCGTGCCGATCTGGCTGAGATTAAAAACCCGTCGATGGCGACTTTAATGGTCTCTTTAATTGGCTCTAGCGGTGATATTATTATTGCCGCAGGTTTGATTATCTCTGTTTGTGGTGCATATTTGAGCTGGACAATTATGGCGGCTGAAGTTCCGTATATTGCCGCGCAATACCAATCATTCCCTAAAATTTTCAATAAATTAAATAAGAATGATGCACCATCTTCATCTTTATGGTTAACCAACGGCGCTGTTCAACTATCATTAGTGCTGATTTGGTTAAGTGGCAGTAACTACAATACTCTGCTGACTATCGCTTCAGAGATGATTTTGGTTCCTTACTTTTTAGTCGGTGCATTCTTAGTTAAAGTTGCTTATCAACGGCATAGCAAATCCCTGCTCGCGGTTGGTTTTGTTGCCGCTGTCTATGGATTATGGCTATTGTACGCGTCAGGATTGATTAACTTAATGCTCTCTGTGGTTCTCTATGCGCCGGGGATCATCATTTTTCTATATGCTCGTTCACAACAAACAGCAAAAGCACCACTGAAGTTAATTGAGAAAATTTTAGCATTTGGAATTGCGATAGCCTCAGTGCCAGCGTTATATTCTCTGTTAGCGTAA